The following proteins are encoded in a genomic region of Candidatus Zixiibacteriota bacterium:
- a CDS encoding GTP-binding protein has product MAKEKFERTKPHVNVGTIGHVDHGKTTLTAAITMAMA; this is encoded by the coding sequence ATGGCTAAGGAGAAGTTTGAGCGGACGAAGCCGCACGTGAATGTTGGGACGATCGGTCATGTGGATCATGGCAAGACGACGTTGACGGCGGCGATCACGATGGCGATGGCGC